In Limisalsivibrio acetivorans, one genomic interval encodes:
- a CDS encoding ABC transporter ATP-binding protein (Members of the family are the ATP-binding subunit of ABC transporters for substrates such as betaine, L-proline or other amino acids, choline, carnitine, etc. The substrate specificity is best determined from the substrate-binding subunit, rather than this subunit, as it interacts with the permease subunit and not with substrate directly.): protein MIKLSEVFKDFGETRAVNSLSLNIEKGDFCVLIGPSGCGKSTTLRMINRIIEPSGGTIELNGEDIRHKNPVLLRRNIGYVIQSVGLFPHMSVRDNVAVVPKLLKTAKNEIDERAEYLMGLVGLEPSEYLDKYPSQLSGGEAQRVGVARALAADPEILLMDEPFGALDPITREHLQRRLTKIQEELKKTIVFVTHDIDEAIRLATKVAIMKDGNLVQFDTPEDILTNPANRFVKEFIGTDRALKRLTRKKVSEFSKAPRDIERSDRVSELAEKYPEGTYLWVTDSEDRLLGWMRMPDEKNGYTAEELMTSAPESEFAVSPEDDLKEALSKMMWHGVKTLPVVEGDRVVGELHLGDVIFDA from the coding sequence TTGATAAAACTGAGTGAGGTGTTCAAGGACTTCGGGGAAACAAGGGCTGTGAACAGCCTTAGCCTTAATATAGAGAAGGGGGATTTCTGTGTACTCATAGGCCCCTCGGGATGTGGAAAATCCACCACACTGCGGATGATAAACCGTATAATTGAACCCAGCGGCGGAACCATCGAGCTGAACGGCGAGGATATACGCCATAAAAACCCCGTACTCCTCCGCCGTAACATAGGCTACGTAATCCAGAGTGTGGGACTGTTCCCCCACATGTCTGTGCGTGACAACGTAGCCGTTGTACCCAAACTGCTGAAAACAGCGAAGAACGAGATAGATGAACGGGCGGAATATCTAATGGGCCTTGTCGGGCTTGAGCCCTCCGAGTACCTTGATAAGTACCCCTCCCAGCTCTCCGGAGGGGAGGCGCAGAGGGTGGGCGTTGCAAGAGCCCTTGCCGCGGATCCCGAGATACTCCTTATGGACGAGCCCTTCGGAGCCCTCGACCCCATAACAAGGGAACATCTCCAGCGCAGGCTCACCAAGATACAGGAGGAGCTGAAAAAGACCATCGTCTTCGTCACCCACGACATCGACGAAGCTATTCGCCTTGCCACAAAGGTTGCGATCATGAAGGATGGAAATCTCGTTCAGTTCGACACTCCGGAGGATATACTCACCAACCCGGCAAACCGCTTCGTTAAGGAGTTCATCGGAACGGATCGAGCCCTTAAGCGTCTCACAAGGAAGAAGGTTTCTGAGTTTTCCAAGGCACCCAGAGATATCGAACGGTCGGATCGTGTGAGCGAGCTGGCGGAAAAATACCCTGAAGGAACATACCTATGGGTAACAGACAGTGAGGACAGGCTCCTCGGCTGGATGCGGATGCCAGACGAGAAAAACGGCTACACCGCCGAAGAGCTTATGACATCCGCACCAGAGAGTGAGTTTGCCGTATCGCCCGAAGACGACCTTAAAGAGGCGCTCTCAAAGATGATGTGGCACGGCGTAAAGACCCTCCCCGTTGTGGAGGGTGACAGGGTTGTGGGTGAGCTTCATCTGGGGGATGTTATATTCGATGCATAG